One genomic region from Candidatus Saccharimonadia bacterium encodes:
- a CDS encoding YdcF family protein has protein sequence MKRFFVALVILAGAVGALAVTFFFGIGYYLSPQDPLAKADAVVAISGGETKTRTAEAIKLYQDGYAAHLIFSGAALDPNSPSNAKTMGATARDAGVPSAAIALDELANNTRENANGVAAIIRDKHLHSIILVTSPYHQRRAYLEFRRALGQDFVIINHSSYDGEWRRSHWWATPTSRSLTFAELQKVLYELASGNPQ, from the coding sequence ATGAAACGGTTCTTTGTGGCGTTGGTGATTTTGGCAGGCGCAGTCGGCGCGCTGGCCGTCACTTTTTTCTTTGGCATCGGCTATTATCTTTCCCCACAAGACCCTCTCGCCAAGGCTGACGCCGTGGTCGCCATCTCCGGGGGCGAAACCAAAACCCGCACCGCCGAAGCTATCAAACTCTATCAGGACGGCTATGCCGCCCACCTCATCTTTTCTGGTGCCGCTCTCGATCCCAATAGCCCGTCCAACGCCAAAACCATGGGCGCGACGGCACGCGACGCCGGCGTGCCCAGCGCCGCCATTGCACTCGATGAGCTCGCCAACAACACGCGCGAAAACGCCAATGGAGTCGCGGCCATTATTCGCGACAAACATCTGCACTCGATTATTCTCGTCACCTCGCCCTACCACCAGCGCCGGGCCTATCTGGAGTTTCGGCGGGCGCTCGGCCAAGATTTCGTCATTATCAACCACTCCTCGTATGACGGCGAGTGGCGCCGGTCGCACTGGTGGGCCACGCCTACCAGCCGTTCGCTCACCTTCGCCGAGCTGCAAAAGGTGTTGTACGAGCTCGCCAGCGGGAACCCGCAATGA
- a CDS encoding CvpA family protein, producing MISLLVALGILAAVGYGAYQGTRRGLIIIAFEFVSFALATLTAIVIYHPLGTVVKTIAGVNIALGNVAAFVTVWTVSEVLCALFVHFVVLRRLPPQVHFSNLNRAGGGLFGAFKTAAIITLALIVFDGLPIAASIKKPVITAPVAAQFIAASGDLQPRLAAGLGRDINDSFDFFTITASPESEVHIDLGFTTTNFTVDSHLEADMLGLINHERTLQGLPSLTLNLKARAVARAYSAEMFTHGYFSHIDAAGKSPFDRMKTGGVSFTSAGENLALAPTLSLAHDGLMKSPEHRANILSSAYRTVGIGVVDGGPYGLMITQDFTD from the coding sequence ATGATCAGCCTCCTCGTAGCGCTCGGTATCCTGGCGGCAGTTGGCTACGGCGCGTATCAGGGCACCCGTCGTGGGCTCATCATCATCGCGTTTGAGTTTGTGAGTTTTGCCCTGGCCACCCTCACGGCGATCGTGATCTACCACCCGCTGGGGACGGTCGTCAAAACCATTGCCGGCGTTAATATCGCGCTGGGCAACGTCGCCGCTTTTGTGACCGTCTGGACCGTTTCGGAGGTGCTCTGCGCGCTGTTTGTGCACTTTGTGGTGCTCCGGCGCCTCCCTCCGCAAGTCCACTTTTCGAACCTCAACCGGGCCGGCGGAGGCCTCTTTGGCGCCTTCAAGACCGCCGCTATCATCACCCTCGCGCTCATCGTGTTTGACGGCCTGCCCATCGCCGCCTCCATCAAAAAACCCGTCATCACTGCGCCGGTGGCTGCCCAATTTATCGCGGCCAGCGGCGATTTGCAGCCCCGGCTTGCCGCGGGGCTCGGCCGCGACATCAACGACAGCTTCGATTTTTTCACCATTACCGCCAGCCCCGAGAGCGAGGTCCATATCGATCTCGGCTTCACTACCACCAATTTTACCGTTGACTCCCATCTCGAGGCCGATATGCTGGGCCTCATTAACCACGAGCGCACCTTGCAAGGTCTGCCGTCGCTCACTCTCAACCTCAAGGCTCGCGCCGTCGCGCGCGCCTACTCCGCCGAAATGTTTACCCACGGCTATTTCTCGCACATCGACGCCGCCGGCAAATCACCGTTCGACCGCATGAAGACCGGCGGCGTTAGCTTTACCAGCGCCGGCGAAAACCTAGCCCTCGCCCCCACGCTCAGCCTCGCCCACGATGGCCTCATGAAATCGCCCGAGCACCGCGCCAACATCCTCTCGTCGGCGTATCGCACGGTGGGCATCGGTGTGGTTGACGGCGGGCCCTATGGGCTCATGATCACGCAGGACTTCACGGATTAG
- the metG gene encoding methionine--tRNA ligase, whose translation MAKFYVTTASAYTNGPPHIGYAMELIQGDVLARYHRQKGDEVWYVTGTDEHGTKIKRAADEAGKTPQAYTDEISQLFRDLAPALGVATDQFVRSTDPAHEKVAQALWKACEKDIYKAKYQGWYCVGCETFYTEIDVPDHICPIHKKPIEHIAEENYFFKLSAYTDRIKELITSDQLLIRPASRKNEIMALLERGLEDISISRDKKQLTWGVPVPGDPEQVMYVWFDALGFYISALGYPDADKFKQFWPADVQIVGKDILRHHAAIWPAMLLSAGLPPERSLYAHGFISSEGHKMSKSLGNVVSPGDVIAKYGVDALRYYLLREIPSDGDGDFSWARMESVYNADLANDLGNLVQRVQVMIGKYQKGVIGELPPHSHDIQPFEEAMSDLRFDRALAEVWLLIRGLNQLIEEEKPWELADGGKRADPSHLAEVLHHAVTDLIQIATLLMPFMPATAQKIAATFAGGAVHPEIGVLFPKDK comes from the coding sequence ATGGCCAAATTTTACGTCACCACCGCCTCCGCCTACACCAACGGCCCGCCGCACATCGGCTACGCCATGGAGCTCATCCAGGGCGACGTCCTGGCGCGCTACCACCGCCAAAAAGGCGACGAAGTCTGGTACGTCACCGGCACCGACGAGCACGGCACCAAGATCAAGCGCGCTGCCGACGAGGCCGGGAAAACTCCCCAAGCTTACACCGACGAGATCAGCCAACTCTTCCGCGATCTCGCCCCGGCCCTGGGCGTCGCCACCGACCAATTTGTGCGCTCCACCGACCCGGCTCACGAGAAAGTCGCGCAGGCACTGTGGAAAGCCTGCGAAAAAGATATTTACAAAGCCAAATACCAGGGCTGGTACTGTGTCGGCTGCGAAACGTTTTACACCGAAATCGACGTCCCCGACCATATCTGCCCCATCCACAAAAAGCCCATCGAGCACATTGCTGAGGAAAATTATTTCTTCAAGCTCAGCGCCTACACTGATCGCATTAAAGAACTCATCACTTCCGACCAGCTGCTCATCCGCCCTGCCTCACGCAAGAACGAAATTATGGCCCTACTCGAGCGCGGCCTCGAAGACATCAGTATTAGCCGCGACAAAAAACAGCTTACCTGGGGCGTACCGGTGCCGGGCGACCCCGAGCAGGTAATGTACGTATGGTTCGATGCGCTCGGTTTCTACATCTCTGCCCTCGGCTACCCCGACGCCGACAAGTTCAAGCAATTTTGGCCCGCCGACGTCCAAATCGTCGGCAAAGACATCCTCCGCCACCATGCCGCCATTTGGCCCGCCATGCTGCTGTCCGCCGGCCTGCCGCCCGAGCGCAGCCTCTACGCCCACGGCTTTATCTCGAGCGAAGGCCACAAAATGAGCAAATCCCTCGGCAACGTCGTTAGCCCCGGCGACGTCATCGCCAAATACGGCGTCGACGCCCTGCGCTACTACCTGTTGCGCGAAATCCCCTCCGACGGCGACGGCGATTTCTCGTGGGCGCGCATGGAATCCGTCTACAACGCCGACCTCGCCAATGACCTCGGCAACCTCGTACAGCGCGTGCAGGTCATGATCGGCAAGTACCAAAAAGGCGTCATCGGCGAACTGCCGCCGCACTCCCACGACATCCAGCCGTTCGAAGAAGCCATGAGCGACCTGCGCTTCGACCGCGCGCTGGCCGAGGTATGGCTGCTCATCCGCGGCCTCAACCAACTCATCGAAGAAGAAAAGCCCTGGGAGCTGGCCGACGGCGGCAAGCGGGCCGATCCCAGTCACCTCGCCGAAGTCCTGCACCACGCCGTCACCGACCTCATCCAGATAGCCACGCTGCTGATGCCGTTTATGCCCGCTACAGCGCAAAAAATCGCCGCTACCTTCGCCGGCGGCGCCGTCCATCCCGAGATCGGCGTGCTGTTCCCCAAGGACAAATAA
- a CDS encoding cysteine desulfurase family protein, protein MKTNKSIYLDHAAATPLNPAVLTAMQPYLGAEFANPSSLYAAARETRLAVEASRADIANVLGAKPTEIIFTSGGTEGNNLAIQGVLRAHPGAHWITSAIEHDAVLGCVEALKREGHAATIVPVQPSGTVALQAIGTAITDTTVLVSVMLANNEIGTIQPVADVAKLLAVVRADRAKRGVTLPLYLQTDAVQAANYLDLHVARLGVDLLTLNGSKIYGPKGTGALYVRHGTVLEPLMYGGGQERGRRSGTENVAGIVGLAAALKLAATTRDAESHRLTLLRDQLAAELTATIPGVILNGHPRHRLPNNLNLTIPGAEGEALVLYLDNAGIQASTGSACSTGNLDPSHVLLALGRTPAEANASLRLTLGRSTDANAVAVVAEKLPPIVARLRELQL, encoded by the coding sequence ATGAAGACCAATAAATCCATCTACCTCGATCACGCCGCCGCCACACCGCTCAACCCCGCGGTGCTTACGGCTATGCAGCCGTACCTGGGCGCGGAGTTCGCCAACCCATCGAGCCTCTACGCCGCCGCCCGTGAGACGCGGCTGGCCGTCGAAGCCTCACGGGCCGATATTGCCAATGTGCTCGGCGCCAAGCCTACCGAAATCATCTTCACGAGCGGCGGCACCGAGGGCAACAATCTGGCCATCCAGGGAGTTTTGCGAGCCCATCCCGGCGCGCACTGGATCACCAGCGCTATCGAGCATGACGCAGTTCTTGGCTGTGTGGAGGCACTAAAGCGCGAGGGTCATGCCGCCACCATAGTGCCCGTACAGCCATCCGGAACCGTCGCGCTCCAAGCCATTGGCACCGCCATCACCGATACCACCGTGCTTGTGAGTGTCATGCTGGCCAACAACGAAATCGGCACCATCCAGCCCGTGGCCGACGTCGCCAAATTGCTTGCCGTCGTGCGCGCCGACCGCGCCAAGCGCGGCGTCACGCTTCCGCTCTACCTCCAGACCGACGCCGTGCAGGCCGCCAACTACCTCGATCTGCACGTCGCTCGCCTCGGCGTCGACCTCCTCACACTAAACGGCTCCAAAATCTATGGCCCCAAAGGCACCGGCGCGCTCTACGTGCGCCATGGCACCGTGCTCGAGCCGCTGATGTACGGCGGCGGCCAAGAGCGCGGCCGGCGCAGTGGCACCGAAAACGTGGCCGGCATCGTGGGCCTCGCCGCCGCCCTCAAGCTCGCGGCCACTACCCGCGACGCCGAGTCACACCGTCTGACACTGCTGCGCGACCAGCTGGCGGCCGAGCTCACCGCCACCATTCCTGGTGTCATCCTCAACGGTCATCCTCGCCATCGCCTACCCAATAATCTCAACCTCACCATCCCTGGCGCCGAAGGCGAGGCCCTGGTGCTGTATCTGGACAACGCTGGCATACAGGCCTCCACTGGCTCGGCGTGTTCCACTGGCAATCTCGACCCGTCGCACGTGCTGCTCGCGCTCGGCCGCACCCCTGCCGAGGCCAACGCCAGCCTGCGCCTCACGCTCGGCCGCTCCACCGACGCCAATGCCGTCGCCGTGGTGGCCGAAAAACTTCCCCCAATTGTCGCACGCCTGCGCGAACTTCAACTCTAA
- a CDS encoding TatD family hydrolase — protein MLIDTHSHVHFQEFRPELDTILDHAHAAGVEKILTVGCNDTDSAEAVAVARAHQNLWATVGLHPHDADRGYEALEEIARLAEFDKVVAIGECGLDNFRSQTTPEDQERALRFQIELGLERDLPMIFHVRDAFPQFFAILDEYRGDGVRGLVHCFTAGMPELEGSLERGLSIALNGIMTFTKDPAQLDAAKAVPLDRLVLETDCPFLAPVPLRGKRNEPANIVHTAKFLAQLRGEALEDLETATTQNAEKLFQI, from the coding sequence GTGCTCATCGACACCCACTCCCACGTCCACTTCCAAGAATTCCGCCCCGAGCTCGACACGATCCTCGACCACGCCCACGCTGCCGGGGTCGAAAAAATCCTCACTGTCGGCTGCAACGACACCGATTCGGCCGAAGCCGTAGCCGTCGCGCGCGCCCACCAAAACCTCTGGGCCACCGTCGGCCTCCATCCCCACGACGCCGACCGCGGCTACGAGGCGCTCGAAGAAATCGCTCGTCTGGCCGAATTCGACAAAGTCGTGGCGATAGGGGAGTGCGGCCTCGACAACTTCCGCTCCCAAACCACCCCCGAAGACCAGGAGCGCGCCTTGCGGTTTCAGATCGAGCTCGGCCTCGAGCGCGATTTGCCCATGATCTTCCACGTTCGCGACGCCTTTCCGCAATTTTTCGCCATCCTCGACGAATACCGCGGCGACGGCGTGCGCGGCCTCGTGCATTGCTTCACCGCCGGCATGCCTGAGCTCGAGGGCTCATTAGAGCGCGGTCTCTCCATCGCGCTTAACGGCATCATGACCTTCACCAAAGACCCGGCCCAGCTCGACGCCGCGAAGGCCGTCCCGCTGGATCGGCTCGTGCTCGAAACCGACTGCCCCTTCCTGGCGCCCGTGCCCCTGCGCGGCAAACGCAACGAGCCGGCCAACATCGTCCACACCGCCAAATTCCTGGCCCAGCTTCGCGGCGAAGCGCTCGAAGACCTCGAAACCGCCACCACTCAAAATGCCGAAAAACTGTTCCAAATTTAG
- a CDS encoding DUF2335 domain-containing protein, which produces MPEKPSSAPGSIPEDTSAEQWTIMTKPRRNPAPPAHLANSSLIGIKLHEGPLPTPADFAAYEQAQPGAADRLLKMAELDQKAGVADMRVQRLTNFVLDLLSQAFLYCLVLAAVYLALHDKPLEAFFAGLAPIVIAIYANTRKKTTQSTDEDQ; this is translated from the coding sequence GTGCCGGAGAAACCGTCGAGCGCGCCTGGCTCAATACCGGAAGACACCTCCGCAGAGCAATGGACAATTATGACAAAACCACGCCGCAATCCCGCTCCGCCCGCCCATCTCGCTAATTCTTCACTCATTGGTATTAAGCTCCATGAGGGACCCTTGCCTACGCCGGCCGATTTTGCAGCCTACGAACAGGCGCAGCCCGGGGCCGCCGATCGGTTGCTGAAGATGGCAGAACTCGATCAGAAAGCCGGGGTAGCGGATATGCGCGTACAAAGACTCACAAACTTTGTTCTCGATCTCCTATCCCAAGCTTTTTTATACTGTCTCGTGCTAGCTGCAGTATACTTAGCTCTCCACGACAAACCGCTCGAGGCCTTTTTTGCCGGCCTCGCCCCCATTGTAATCGCCATCTATGCCAATACCCGGAAAAAGACTACCCAATCCACCGATGAAGACCAATAA